CATCAACTTCCGGTCCATTCCTTGAAAATTTCTTCGCTAGTGATTGTACTAGCGGCTCGAATTCTTTCACTAGTTTTGTTTGAACCTCTTCTGTCCGTTCATGTTGAAATTGCTGAATCCATTGATAAATTTCATTTTTCCTAGTTCGATGTTGATGACGTTGAGATTCCGTCGACATCCTGTTCCACCCCATCTCTATGTAGGAACTTTGTCATTACGATAACAACCCCAGATTCTTCACTAATTTCAACTTTATCCATTAGCGTATTAATTAAAAAAAGACCTAGCCCCCCTTCTTTTAATTCACCAATTGGCTTATCAACATCAATCGGCCCTAACGTAGCTCTTAGTTCATCTAAATCATAGCTTTCACCCTTGTCTGCAACAATAATCTCTAAACGATCATCGCAAACATGAAAGGAAACAGCTATATTTCCACTATCCTCATAAGCATGATCAACTACGTTCGTACATGCTTCTGCAACAGCAATTTTAATGTCTTCTATATCATCATAGGAATAGCCAATTCGGTTTGCAATTCCAGAAACAGTCAAACGGACAATCCCTACATACTCAGGCTTTGCAGGAACTTTTAAATCAACGAAATCACCGATCTGTGTCATTATGCTCGCTCCCTTTCTTCGTCGATATCTATTACTTCATCTAACCCTGTTATCGTAAATAAGCGTTTCACACGACTCCTTACACCTACTAGCTTTAATTTACTTTGATGTTGATGTGATGATTTAAGCGCACCGATAAAAATCCCAAGTCCAGTACTATCAATATAAGTAAGCTCAGATAAGTCAACAACCACTACTTGACCCTCTTCTTCTGTTAGTGGCAATAACTGTTTCCTTAATTCAGGTGCTGTATATGCGTCCACTTCTCCGGCTAAGTATAAATAACAAATATCGTCTTCTCGCTTATGTTTGTAATGTAAATTCATAACTTCTTCCCCTCCCGTTCAACAGTTGGTCTATATGCTTTACCACGTATCGATTCCGATTAAACCTTTCTCCGTAAAATCATTAGCGTAAAATCATCCGTTAATTTAAAGCCTTGCATTTCGTTTAGCTCTTTATAAACGTGCTCAACCACATCTTGCGCAGGTTGATCCATATATTTTCGGATAAGACCTGTGATTTCTTCCCTTTCGATAAAACGATCCCCATCCCTACATTCCGTGACACCATCCGAAAGTAATACGATAAAATCTCCAGCCTCTACTTGCTTTGTATATTCACGAAATGTTGTCTTTCTTGAAACTCCGAGCACAAGCCCTTTTGCATATAACTCTTCAAAACTATCATTGTTTGCGTGATAATAGAAACCTGGTTCATGGCCTGCTCCAGAATAAGAAAACTGATGGACACGTGGATCATAGGAGCCATACATCATCGTAATAAACATGCTATCATCGACATTTTGCTCTACGACCCGGTTTAAGTTTTCAAGTAAGGCGCCTGGTTGCATCCGTTGCTCAGGCAAACTATCCATAGCATATTTAATCATTGACATACAAAGGGCAGCTGGGACACCTTTACCGATAATATCAGCAATCGCAATTCCAATACAGTTATTTTCATCTTGAATGTAATGATAATAGTCGCCACTCATTTTATGAGCAGGTACACTTATCACACCGATATCTAAAGATTCATCGTTCGGTAACCTACTTGGCAACAACGTCTGTTGCATACTTGCCGCCACATCGATCTCAGCCTCTAGCTCTTGTTGGCGATCACGAAGACTTTGGTGCTCGCGATAGGCCAAGCCATAGCCAATCATTACTTCCAACAAGAACTCAAAAGAGTCACTAACCTCGTCTGGTATATCAGGGAGCAACTCTTCGATCACCGTGCGGTGCAAACTAACCATTTCCTCTGGTGATATTTGATTCTCCAGCATCCGTTTGCTAAATTGTTGCGCTTGATATAGATCTTGTTCTCGCTTATGTAGTAAGTATTTCCGAATTAAATTTTTATAATTACGATGCAATTGTACGTACGTATCTCTCATCATCTTCCCCCTTTTAACGGAGCCACTTAACCACGGTAATCGTTGTCCCTTCATTTTCTTTTGAATCAATTGAGAATTCGTCCATGAGACGCTTCACACCAGGTAGCCCTGCTCCTAACCCACCGGAAGTTGTAAAACCATCCTCCATCACTTGACGAACATCAGTAATCCCTGGTCCTTGATCAGCAGCGACAACCTTGATGCCTCGCTTGAGTTTATGCTTATCAAATAATTCTACAACCTCCATACAAACCTTCCCTTGATTTGCATACAAATAGATGTTTCTAGCTAATTCCGAGATTGCTGTCGTAATTCTCGCTTGGTCTACATTTCCAAAACCAATGTCCTTAGCTAAGCTACGCCCCTCTTGCCTTGCCGCAACAATCCCCCACTCACTATTAACCTCGACGCAGGACTGAACACTCATTGTCATCGCTCCAATTCCTGTTGTAATTTCTCAAGACCTTGTTCGAGGTCAAGTGCTGTGGGAACACCTTTAAGCTTAACGCCCATATCAACCAAGGTAATCGCAACTGCTGGTTGAATACCTGTCAGTACAACTTTGGCACCTAATAGATTAGACATGGCAATTACATCCCCTAGCACCTTTGCAATAA
The nucleotide sequence above comes from Desertibacillus haloalkaliphilus. Encoded proteins:
- a CDS encoding STAS domain-containing protein — translated: MRIPILKLYDYLLISIQVELDDQTALRFQEDLLNKIHQEGSSGVVIDLTSVEVIDSFIAKVLGDVIAMSNLLGAKVVLTGIQPAVAITLVDMGVKLKGVPTALDLEQGLEKLQQELER
- a CDS encoding STAS domain-containing protein — encoded protein: MNLHYKHKREDDICYLYLAGEVDAYTAPELRKQLLPLTEEEGQVVVVDLSELTYIDSTGLGIFIGALKSSHQHQSKLKLVGVRSRVKRLFTITGLDEVIDIDEERERA
- a CDS encoding PP2C family protein-serine/threonine phosphatase, which translates into the protein MRDTYVQLHRNYKNLIRKYLLHKREQDLYQAQQFSKRMLENQISPEEMVSLHRTVIEELLPDIPDEVSDSFEFLLEVMIGYGLAYREHQSLRDRQQELEAEIDVAASMQQTLLPSRLPNDESLDIGVISVPAHKMSGDYYHYIQDENNCIGIAIADIIGKGVPAALCMSMIKYAMDSLPEQRMQPGALLENLNRVVEQNVDDSMFITMMYGSYDPRVHQFSYSGAGHEPGFYYHANNDSFEELYAKGLVLGVSRKTTFREYTKQVEAGDFIVLLSDGVTECRDGDRFIEREEITGLIRKYMDQPAQDVVEHVYKELNEMQGFKLTDDFTLMILRRKV
- a CDS encoding anti-sigma regulatory factor, with amino-acid sequence MSVQSCVEVNSEWGIVAARQEGRSLAKDIGFGNVDQARITTAISELARNIYLYANQGKVCMEVVELFDKHKLKRGIKVVAADQGPGITDVRQVMEDGFTTSGGLGAGLPGVKRLMDEFSIDSKENEGTTITVVKWLR
- the rsbW gene encoding anti-sigma B factor RsbW, with protein sequence MTQIGDFVDLKVPAKPEYVGIVRLTVSGIANRIGYSYDDIEDIKIAVAEACTNVVDHAYEDSGNIAVSFHVCDDRLEIIVADKGESYDLDELRATLGPIDVDKPIGELKEGGLGLFLINTLMDKVEISEESGVVIVMTKFLHRDGVEQDVDGISTSSTSN